AGCGATCCACCGCCTGGCGCAGCAGGTCGATCGTGCGGTCGTAGGTCTCGCGGTCCACGGGGAACGGGGTGCGGTCCTTGCCCCCATGGGCGAAGCTGAACCGGGCCGGGTCGCGGGTGCTGGCGGGGGTGCCGTACACCAGCTCGGCCGTGAGGGCCAGGGCCCGTAGGGTCTTCGCGCCCACCCCGGGCAGCCCCAGCAGGGTCTCGAAATCCCCGGGCGCCCGCTCGTAGGTCTCCAGCAGGATCCGCCGCAGGTACCGGGGGTCCACGTCGGCCAGGCTCACCGGGTGCCGGCCCGGCATCCGGAGCTCTCGGGCCCGGGCCACCGCGTCCAGCACCACCTCGGGGCTCCGGCACAGCTCCACCGAGGCGTCCCGGGCCCCCCCGCTCTCTCGGGCAACCAGGTTCAGGGTGGGCCGGGCCCCCTGGGCGCACACCGCCGCGTGGGGCTCCTCGTCGAACGCCCTCACCCCCTCCCCCAGCCAGTGGTACCGACGGGCCGTCCGGGCCTCGGCGCACATGCCCTGCTGCACCACGCACCAGCTTCCCCGGGCCGTGAAGAAGAAGGCGTGGTGGTAGATCTGGTGGTCGTCCTGCACCGCGGCCGAGTCCACCTTGGCCGACATCCGGCTGGCCCGCACCAGGGGGACCGCGTCGAGCCCCGTGATCTCGCACGCCGCCTCGATCTCCGCCGGGGTCCGGCGGGACGCCCGGCCCTTGCCCCCGGCCACGAACAGCCCCAGGTCCCCGCCGACCGGTCGGAGGGCCTCCTTCAGGGCTCCGCACACGGTGGTGGTCACC
This is a stretch of genomic DNA from Deferrisoma camini S3R1. It encodes these proteins:
- a CDS encoding DUF763 domain-containing protein, with amino-acid sequence MKTGTAHLPLHTGRAPRWLFERMVRLAREIVRLLVEEHGPDEVLRRLSDPFWFQALGCVLGFDWHSSGVTTTVCGALKEALRPVGGDLGLFVAGGKGRASRRTPAEIEAACEITGLDAVPLVRASRMSAKVDSAAVQDDHQIYHHAFFFTARGSWCVVQQGMCAEARTARRYHWLGEGVRAFDEEPHAAVCAQGARPTLNLVARESGGARDASVELCRSPEVVLDAVARARELRMPGRHPVSLADVDPRYLRRILLETYERAPGDFETLLGLPGVGAKTLRALALTAELVYGTPASTRDPARFSFAHGGKDRTPFPVDRETYDRTIDLLRQAVDRSKVDRSDKVKALRRLARFSR